The Syntrophomonadaceae bacterium genome segment TCAGTGAAATTCGAGATGCCTCCACCAATAAGCAGGGCCTTGCCCTGTTCATGCTTTTTCCGCGTCATTAAGTCGATGATGGTTTTGGCATATAGATAGGTAAAGTTTTCATTAGGGTCGCCTGAATACTCTCCATAATTAGCCAACTCTTGCATATATCCCAAATCCGTAATTGTATCCGCATAGATGACTGAAGCCCCTCCACCAGCAATCATCAGCCAAATCCGCCCTTCAGGATTAAGGATGGTCAGTTTAAGCGAAGCGCCGGTTTTAGAGTCTAATTCTTCGACAAAGGCTTCCTCTTTGGATAGGACTCTCCCAAAAGGTGGCGGAAAAATAATCTCCCCCCATTTCCTGCCACTGACAAAACCAGCTGTATCATCCAGTTTGGCAGCCAAATCAAGGGGGATGATTTTTTCATTTTCTAAGACTACGAAGGGGTTAATTTCTAAGTAAGTATAATTTAAGTCCGCATAGAATTTAAACATGCCTTCGATGTAGGAGGAGATTAATGGTCTTTGATTTTGAGGGATATTATTTAACAATGCTCTTTCGATGCTTTTTGCATTGGGAAATTCGCCTACGGGGACAATTAGCCGGGAGGCTTTGGCGTCAATATCTCCGACGTTGATACCGCCTGGATGGTAAAATAGGATTTCATCCCCCGCTCTGACCGAGATGATGGCAAGATAGTATTCATCCTTCTCCGCATGATGGATATAAGGTTCGATAATAAAGTGTTCTAAGACACCCGTAACATTGTTTATAGTGATTGGTTTCCCTCTTTTTCCCTCCACCCATTCTTTCACATCTGCCCAGGCAGCATTTAGCAACAAAAGGTTATTTTTGCCGCGTCGCTTGATCAGTTGATCGGGTTTGGCTACTAATTTTTCTTGTAAAAGCCATTCATGCTTTTGGGGAAGCTGATTTAAATCTGTTTCTGGATCCACTGACACAAACCGATCTTCCAGAGCATATGCCCCTTTGGTATACTCTGTTAAAAGGCGGGCAAGCATTCTTTTGGCATCTGCTTCCCGGATCGCTTTCTGGGCCATTTTTTCCCCTCCAATAAAATTGATGCAGGTCAATAAACATAATGGCTTGTATTGTCTATAATGAATTATAGCTTAAAACAAAGTTCTTGAAAAATTCAGATATTGAATAGGGGGCTATCAAAATTTTGAATATCTCGTTTATCGAAGGTTATAGGCATGTTTGTTCTGGATACTAATTGTGGGCTTGGTCTTTACGTGGAGAAGGCAAACTGCTAGCCTATGTGGCAGGAATCCACCCCATAGGACCGAGCGAACAATATACCGCTAATATTGCATCCTTCCGTTCAAGGTGAGTATACTGCTGAAATACCGACATCACAAAGGGCAAAAAAATAGCAGGTGTAATTTCCTGCCGCCGGGCTTTCAGGCACCGTGAACCTCAGATGCATTTTCATTAGCACCGTCAATAATGCTGACGATTAAGCTCGATAACTATAATGAACGGCAGTGAACCTGGCTCTAAGCAAGAGCGGGAGGAGCATTCGAGCTTAGCGGCCCGTCAAATCTATCCCTCTCCAACGCCTTGTTCGCCGCAATGTGTCCGTTTTAATCGCGGTGCAAAGCGTTGCTAAAAATTTTTTAACATCTCAGATAAACCCCCTTCTCTTTTTTTTAATAAAAATACGCCTGAAATTAGCAAAGATTATTTTTGCATGTAAAATGCTCATCGACCAATCAGCAAAGCGCATCTTCAACCGATTCTTGTTAGTGTATACTCCACAATCAAGGAGAAGATTCCCCTTGCTTCTACTTTCCTTAATCACCAAAAGAAATTCCGACTGCTTTAGCGGCCATGACTAAATCGCCGGCAGGGTCAACAATCTTTTGCTTAGCTACAGCTTCAGACAGTGGTACTGACTGGATGCGGTTACATGAGAGGCAGACCATCCGCCCTAACTCCCCTGCCAGCGCCAATTCAACGGCTTTGACACCAAAGCGCGTCCCCAAATTGCGGTCAAAAGGCGTGGGGCTACCACCGCGCTGCAGATGACCCAGCACAGTAACGCGTGTTTCTATACCAGAACGATCTTCTATCTCCCGGCCTACGACTGCGGCTACACCACCGAGTTTGTCTAATAAAGGATTGTCGGCTGCCTGTTGCCGGTAAACGTGCCGCCCGCCGGGGAGAGATGCTCCTTCAGCTACAACGATAATAGAAAAGTTTTTGCCGCGCCTCTGGCGTTCGCTGATTTTACTAAGTATCGCTTCATAATTAAAGGCAATTTCAGGTATTAAAATTACGTCCGCTCCGCCAGCCATTCCAGAATGAAGAGCAATCCAGCCCGCGTTTCGTCCCATTACCTCCAGTAGCATGACACGATGGTGAGATTCGGCAGTAGTGTGGAGTTTGTCGATGGCCCCAGTGGCCGTATGCAAGGCTGTATCAAAACCGAAGGTTACATCGGTAGCGGAGAGATCGTTGTCGATTGTCTTTGGAATCCCGACAACTCGCACACCTTTGTTGTACAGCTCACTTGCGATACTGAGGCTGCCATCG includes the following:
- a CDS encoding ATP-dependent 6-phosphofructokinase, which gives rise to MRNNVKRLGILTGGGDCPGLNAVIRAVAKTSFNQYDLEVVGITSGFRGVIENDYFLLNDKHVSGILHRGGTILGTTNRDNPFRYPVSQENGHVVYDDVSNRAIANLEKMGVDVLVVVGGDGSLSIASELYNKGVRVVGIPKTIDNDLSATDVTFGFDTALHTATGAIDKLHTTAESHHRVMLLEVMGRNAGWIALHSGMAGGADVILIPEIAFNYEAILSKISERQRRGKNFSIIVVAEGASLPGGRHVYRQQAADNPLLDKLGGVAAVVGREIEDRSGIETRVTVLGHLQRGGSPTPFDRNLGTRFGVKAVELALAGELGRMVCLSCNRIQSVPLSEAVAKQKIVDPAGDLVMAAKAVGISFGD